A single Marinobacter sp. es.042 DNA region contains:
- a CDS encoding efflux RND transporter permease subunit, whose translation MRFTDIFIHRPVLATVVSLLILLVGARAAMEMEIRQYPELESTTVTVTTAYPGASSDLIKGFITTPLQQAIAEASGIDYLTSTSSQGASTIEAKMVLNYDANAALAEIQAKVASQRNVLPAEAQDPVITSTTGDSTALMYIAFYSNELAVPQITDYLTRVVQPRLQALSGVGKAELLGRKFALRVWLDPERLAAVDMTPQEVVAKLRANNYQAAVGNTKGTYTEISMTSDTDVADPDAFRNLVVKQSESTQIRLEDIARVELGSETYDQLALYKGQPATYVAIELAPGANPLTVAGLVKDQLPDIESQLPSGLDVRLAYDASDFIEDSINEVIQTLLEAMIIVLVVVFLCLGSVRASIVPSVAVPLSLIGGAFIMLMFGFSLNLLTLLSMVLAIGLVVDDAIIMVENVHRHIEQGESRFDAAINGAREMAVPIIAMTTTLVAVYAPIGFMGGLVGSLFTEFAFTLAGTVVISGIVALTLSPMLSGMVLKPHGNPGKFENLVERSFNGLSASYKAALSSLMQTKSVVIFFALVVLGSIYFMVSMSENELAPTEDQGILFYQGLGPQTSTLDYLTEHGDEVQNRMETVPGYNEDFMIIGITGPNAVFGGFKLAPWSERDITQFEAQPMLDAELKKVTGLQTAVFPRPSLPGSGGGLPFQFVITTGSSYEQLNEVADEMLGKAMGSGNFMFLQKSINFDRPVTRINVDRDRVADLGLSMQDVGQSLSSMLGGGYINRFSMEGRSYQVIPQVDQEFRLDAQALNEYYIRADNGELVPLGSVVSFTRDVEPSNRTQFNQQNSLTLQGVVMPGVAAGTAMDFMEQTAAEVLPQGFSYDYTGQSRQLATQGSALVVTFFLSLLVIYLVLAAQFESWRDPLIILVSVPMSVAGAMAFIVLGFATMNIYTQVGLITLIGVVSKNGILIVEFANQLQKERGLSKFDAVVEAAAIRLRPIIMTSIALIFAMIPLLIAIGPGAESRFAIGLTISAGLGIGTLFTIFVLPAFYILLGRDHHGSGGEKEDHGSELEAKTAPSH comes from the coding sequence ATGCGCTTCACCGATATTTTTATCCACCGTCCCGTTCTTGCGACGGTGGTGAGCCTGCTTATCCTGCTCGTGGGCGCACGGGCTGCCATGGAAATGGAAATCCGGCAGTACCCTGAACTCGAAAGCACCACGGTGACTGTGACAACGGCCTATCCCGGTGCCAGCTCCGATCTGATCAAAGGGTTCATTACCACGCCGCTGCAGCAGGCAATTGCCGAGGCGAGTGGCATCGACTATCTCACCTCCACCAGCTCCCAGGGCGCATCCACCATCGAAGCCAAGATGGTGCTGAACTATGACGCCAACGCCGCCCTCGCGGAAATACAGGCGAAAGTGGCGAGCCAGCGCAACGTGCTGCCAGCGGAGGCCCAGGACCCGGTAATTACATCAACCACCGGTGACTCGACCGCCCTGATGTATATCGCCTTTTACAGTAACGAGCTGGCGGTGCCCCAGATCACCGATTACCTGACCCGCGTTGTCCAGCCCCGACTGCAGGCGCTTTCCGGTGTCGGCAAGGCGGAACTGCTGGGTCGTAAATTCGCCCTGCGGGTGTGGCTGGATCCGGAACGCCTGGCCGCCGTGGACATGACACCACAGGAGGTGGTCGCAAAGCTCCGGGCCAACAACTATCAGGCCGCCGTTGGCAACACCAAAGGCACCTACACCGAAATCAGCATGACCAGTGACACCGACGTCGCTGATCCGGACGCATTCCGCAACCTGGTCGTCAAACAGTCCGAAAGCACCCAGATCCGCCTGGAGGACATCGCCCGGGTAGAACTCGGGTCGGAAACCTACGATCAACTGGCCCTTTACAAGGGTCAGCCGGCCACTTACGTCGCAATCGAACTGGCTCCCGGGGCCAACCCGCTGACAGTCGCGGGCCTGGTAAAAGACCAGCTCCCGGACATCGAAAGCCAACTGCCGTCCGGACTGGATGTTCGCCTCGCTTACGACGCCTCAGACTTCATTGAAGATTCGATCAACGAGGTTATCCAGACGCTGCTGGAAGCCATGATCATTGTTCTGGTGGTGGTATTCCTTTGCCTCGGTTCGGTTCGGGCTTCGATTGTTCCGTCGGTTGCGGTGCCGCTGTCACTGATTGGCGGCGCCTTCATCATGCTGATGTTCGGCTTCTCTCTGAACCTGTTGACCCTGCTTTCCATGGTGCTGGCCATCGGCTTGGTAGTGGACGATGCGATCATCATGGTCGAAAACGTGCACCGTCACATTGAGCAGGGTGAATCCCGTTTTGATGCAGCCATAAACGGCGCCCGGGAAATGGCGGTTCCGATTATTGCCATGACGACCACCCTCGTAGCAGTCTACGCGCCCATCGGTTTCATGGGCGGACTGGTCGGATCTTTGTTTACCGAGTTTGCATTCACGCTGGCCGGTACGGTGGTTATTTCCGGGATCGTAGCCCTGACGCTCTCTCCGATGTTGTCGGGTATGGTGCTGAAGCCCCATGGCAACCCGGGTAAGTTCGAAAACCTGGTAGAACGCTCTTTCAACGGACTCTCTGCCAGTTATAAAGCTGCCCTTTCGTCCCTGATGCAGACCAAGTCCGTGGTGATCTTTTTCGCCCTGGTGGTGCTCGGCTCCATCTACTTCATGGTCAGCATGAGCGAAAACGAACTGGCGCCCACTGAGGACCAGGGCATTCTGTTCTACCAGGGACTGGGCCCACAGACTTCCACCCTCGATTATCTCACCGAGCACGGTGATGAAGTTCAGAACCGCATGGAGACGGTCCCCGGCTACAACGAGGACTTCATGATCATTGGCATCACCGGCCCCAACGCGGTGTTTGGCGGCTTCAAGCTGGCGCCCTGGAGCGAGCGCGACATCACGCAGTTCGAAGCACAACCGATGCTGGATGCCGAGCTCAAGAAAGTTACCGGACTCCAGACCGCAGTGTTCCCTCGCCCTTCTCTGCCAGGATCGGGTGGAGGCCTGCCTTTCCAGTTCGTGATTACCACTGGCAGCAGCTATGAACAGTTGAACGAGGTAGCTGATGAAATGCTGGGCAAAGCGATGGGCAGCGGCAACTTCATGTTCCTGCAGAAGTCCATCAACTTTGATCGTCCTGTCACGCGCATCAACGTCGATCGGGATCGGGTAGCTGACCTTGGCCTGTCCATGCAGGACGTCGGCCAGAGCCTGTCGAGTATGCTTGGCGGTGGCTACATTAACCGGTTCAGCATGGAAGGACGTTCCTACCAGGTCATACCACAGGTTGACCAGGAGTTCCGCCTGGATGCCCAGGCCCTCAATGAATACTACATTCGAGCGGACAACGGCGAACTGGTGCCTCTGGGCAGCGTAGTCAGCTTTACCCGGGATGTTGAACCGTCCAACCGGACCCAGTTCAACCAGCAAAACTCCCTGACACTGCAAGGTGTGGTCATGCCTGGCGTGGCTGCCGGCACCGCTATGGACTTCATGGAGCAGACCGCAGCAGAAGTCCTTCCCCAGGGGTTCAGCTACGACTACACAGGGCAGAGCCGGCAGTTGGCCACTCAAGGTAGTGCTCTGGTGGTAACCTTCTTCCTGTCGCTGCTGGTGATTTATCTGGTACTGGCGGCTCAGTTCGAAAGCTGGAGAGACCCGCTCATCATCCTGGTATCGGTGCCCATGTCGGTAGCCGGTGCCATGGCGTTTATCGTGCTTGGCTTTGCCACCATGAACATCTATACGCAGGTGGGTCTCATCACGCTGATCGGTGTAGTATCGAAAAACGGAATTCTGATCGTTGAATTCGCGAATCAGCTCCAAAAAGAGCGAGGGCTCAGCAAGTTCGACGCCGTAGTCGAAGCCGCTGCGATCCGCCTACGGCCGATCATCATGACTTCTATCGCCCTGATTTTCGCGATGATACCGCTGCTGATCGCCATTGGTCCGGGTGCAGAGAGTCGTTTTGCCATCGGCCTGACCATCAGTGCAGGCCTTGGTATCGGCACCCTGTTCACTATCTTTGTTTTGCCGGCGTTCTACATTCTGCTGGGCCGCGATCATCACGGTTCCGGCGGAGAGAAAGAGGACCACGGCTCAGAACTCGAAGCAAAGACGGCTCCGTCTCACTGA
- a CDS encoding efflux RND transporter periplasmic adaptor subunit encodes MRTASRFLIVIIFLGVVLGGIFGYKFYQFGQMQEQMSQPQPPAQISAVEAQNEAWTPAIKAVGSVEAINGIRVANEVPGVIEAINFESGDVVKQGDILIRIDAAIDEAALRTRRAEAQLAEQEFKRVSDLLPKRAVSQSQYDEAKANFDAARARVNEAEAQLSKKIIRAPFDGTLGIRMVDQGEYIATGTPIVEINMLDPIYVDYTLPEKNLPNVATGYPVVATVAAVPEQVFEGSVSAINTSVNPETRTVRVRATLSNPDNLLRPGMFTTVMTQQPEDNQVVTLPRTAISYNTYGDFVFVVEENDEGNLVVNRRTVTTGETRNTRVAVLSGLEAGETVVEKGLLRLRAGQKVAIQDEEPKQGASE; translated from the coding sequence ATGCGCACTGCTTCCCGCTTTCTGATCGTCATTATATTTCTCGGCGTGGTGCTCGGAGGCATCTTCGGCTACAAATTCTACCAGTTTGGCCAGATGCAAGAGCAGATGTCCCAGCCCCAACCGCCGGCGCAGATTTCCGCCGTTGAGGCTCAGAACGAAGCCTGGACACCGGCCATCAAGGCCGTGGGCAGTGTTGAAGCCATTAACGGCATCCGGGTGGCCAATGAGGTGCCTGGCGTGATTGAGGCCATCAATTTCGAGTCCGGCGACGTTGTCAAACAGGGCGACATATTGATCCGCATTGACGCCGCCATTGATGAGGCTGCCCTCCGCACACGCCGTGCCGAAGCGCAACTGGCCGAGCAGGAATTCAAACGGGTATCCGACCTGTTACCCAAGCGCGCAGTGTCGCAGTCCCAATACGATGAAGCCAAGGCCAATTTCGACGCCGCCCGCGCACGGGTCAATGAAGCCGAAGCCCAACTCAGCAAGAAAATCATCCGCGCGCCCTTCGATGGCACGCTCGGTATCCGGATGGTCGACCAGGGCGAATACATTGCCACCGGCACCCCAATTGTCGAGATCAACATGCTGGATCCGATTTATGTCGACTATACATTGCCCGAGAAAAACCTGCCGAACGTAGCAACAGGCTACCCGGTGGTCGCCACCGTTGCAGCCGTTCCTGAGCAGGTTTTCGAGGGTTCCGTCAGTGCCATCAACACCTCGGTTAACCCGGAGACCCGGACTGTTCGCGTTCGCGCCACACTCTCTAACCCGGATAATCTGTTGCGCCCTGGCATGTTTACCACCGTGATGACCCAGCAGCCGGAAGACAACCAAGTAGTCACGTTGCCGCGCACCGCGATCTCCTACAACACTTACGGCGACTTTGTTTTTGTCGTTGAAGAAAATGACGAAGGGAACCTGGTGGTCAATCGTCGCACGGTAACCACCGGCGAAACTCGCAACACCCGCGTAGCCGTTCTGTCCGGGCTGGAAGCCGGAGAAACCGTTGTAGAGAAGGGATTGCTGCGTCTGCGCGCAGGCCAGAAGGTTGCCATTCAGGACGAAGAGCCGAAGCAGGGGGCGTCTGAGTAA
- a CDS encoding secretin N-terminal domain-containing protein, whose product MVYFVRRYPLQLALAFLLGLISSQVLAQAETRTYQLNNRPGDDVAVQIRELYQGSPVTVTARGQQLVVRGEPPLLEEIGRLVETLDVAPVQVRITVRSRTDSGGKRSGAGISASNGQAGISAERRVTSTGSAQERSVIMQDGQSAHITSGQVRTIPVAVRGGRNPAAFLQQVETRSGFLVSPQVISDQAVELSIVSFEEEPANLDGYETEAVVTIRRVEPGQWVTLGSTATRSTQERSSITYQVNSSRSENRSFEVRVDVLP is encoded by the coding sequence ATGGTCTATTTTGTCCGACGATACCCTCTGCAGCTGGCCCTGGCGTTCTTGCTCGGGCTGATCTCCAGCCAGGTTTTGGCCCAGGCCGAGACCCGCACCTATCAGCTCAATAACAGGCCGGGCGACGATGTGGCGGTGCAGATTCGCGAGCTCTATCAGGGCTCGCCGGTAACCGTGACTGCGAGGGGGCAACAACTGGTGGTGCGCGGCGAACCGCCCTTGCTGGAGGAAATCGGACGGCTTGTCGAAACGTTGGATGTAGCGCCAGTCCAGGTTCGGATCACCGTTCGCTCCAGAACGGACAGCGGCGGCAAGCGCTCAGGTGCCGGCATCTCCGCGTCGAACGGTCAGGCAGGAATATCCGCAGAGCGTCGCGTTACCAGTACCGGCAGCGCTCAGGAACGATCAGTAATCATGCAGGATGGCCAGTCGGCGCACATCACCTCGGGCCAGGTCCGGACAATCCCCGTCGCTGTTCGTGGTGGCCGAAATCCTGCTGCCTTTCTACAGCAGGTCGAAACGCGCAGTGGCTTTCTGGTCAGCCCCCAGGTTATTTCCGATCAGGCGGTCGAACTGAGCATTGTTTCCTTCGAGGAAGAACCGGCAAACCTGGACGGCTACGAAACGGAGGCGGTGGTCACCATCCGGCGTGTGGAGCCGGGACAGTGGGTAACATTGGGAAGCACCGCAACCCGATCAACCCAGGAGCGCAGTAGCATTACCTATCAGGTGAACAGCAGTCGGTCCGAGAACCGGAGTTTTGAAGTGCGGGTCGACGTTCTGCCCTGA
- a CDS encoding 3-deoxy-7-phosphoheptulonate synthase, with protein MNMSLNTELTHQVVGSPVTHREEVVLPTPAELKLQMPASDDIVRQVDKHRQAIRQILQGSDTRTLIVMGPCSIHDEVAALEYGEKLKALADEVSDRFLIVMRAYLEKPRTTVGWKGLLYDPERTGAGDLHEGLRRSRRLLLNLAAMGLPLATEALSPFAMDYLGDLVSWTAIGARTTESQVHREMVSGLPMPTGFKNGTDGGIAVATNAMKSASHPHHHLGVSATGAPVMITTRGNPDTHLVLRGGRGITNYDASSIEQAVGALAEAGLSAAVMVDCSHDNACKESERQLDIAQDVMAQRRAGNHHIRGLMLESFLEPGRQDDGEDLRYGCSITDPCLGWAQTEALIRSL; from the coding sequence ATGAATATGTCCTTGAACACTGAACTGACACACCAGGTAGTCGGATCACCGGTCACCCACCGGGAAGAAGTGGTTCTGCCAACGCCGGCGGAGCTCAAGCTTCAGATGCCGGCCAGCGACGACATTGTCCGGCAGGTCGACAAACACCGGCAGGCAATCCGGCAGATTCTGCAGGGCAGCGACACGAGAACGCTGATCGTCATGGGGCCCTGCTCCATCCACGATGAGGTGGCCGCACTGGAATACGGGGAAAAGCTGAAAGCGCTGGCGGATGAAGTCAGTGACCGCTTCCTTATCGTTATGCGGGCCTACCTGGAAAAGCCCCGGACCACGGTGGGCTGGAAAGGGCTCCTGTACGATCCCGAGCGCACGGGTGCAGGCGATCTGCATGAAGGGCTGCGTCGCTCACGCCGCCTGCTGCTCAATCTGGCTGCTATGGGGCTGCCACTGGCCACCGAAGCCCTGAGCCCGTTCGCCATGGATTACCTCGGGGATCTGGTGAGCTGGACGGCTATTGGTGCCCGAACTACCGAGTCGCAGGTGCATCGGGAGATGGTCAGTGGGCTACCCATGCCGACCGGCTTCAAGAATGGCACCGATGGTGGTATCGCCGTCGCCACCAACGCCATGAAATCGGCTTCCCATCCCCATCATCATCTTGGGGTTTCGGCAACAGGCGCGCCGGTCATGATTACCACTCGGGGCAATCCCGACACCCATCTGGTGTTGCGCGGTGGCCGCGGTATCACCAATTACGATGCGTCCAGCATTGAGCAGGCTGTGGGCGCCCTGGCAGAGGCAGGATTGTCCGCAGCCGTCATGGTGGACTGCAGTCACGACAACGCCTGCAAGGAGTCAGAGCGACAGCTGGATATTGCCCAGGACGTGATGGCGCAGCGCCGCGCCGGTAACCACCATATTCGGGGTCTGATGCTGGAAAGCTTTCTGGAGCCGGGGCGTCAGGACGACGGCGAAGATCTGCGCTACGGCTGTTCGATCACCGATCCGTGTCTGGGATGGGCGCAGACGGAGGCTCTGATCCGCTCACTGTAG
- a CDS encoding LysE family translocator — MQSYWPEFLTVAFVHLLAVASPGPDFAVMLRQALCQTRRNALLSAIGIGGGILVHVCYSLLGIGLLIQQSIMLFNVLKVLGALYLAWIAVQCLRARAGGIHVEQHPTGGQSGIAALRLGFLTNALNPKATLFFVSLFSVVISPGTPIALQAGYGIYMALATALWFAMVAIFFTLPRVRRGFNRFGHWLDRLMGGVLLLLAGQLLLSTVSGSEPPSAPIPDTDR; from the coding sequence ATGCAGAGTTACTGGCCGGAATTTCTGACGGTAGCCTTTGTCCACCTGCTGGCAGTGGCCAGTCCCGGGCCGGACTTTGCCGTGATGCTCAGACAGGCTCTGTGCCAGACCCGGCGAAACGCGCTGCTAAGCGCCATTGGTATCGGCGGGGGCATCCTGGTGCATGTCTGTTATTCCCTGCTGGGCATTGGTCTGCTGATCCAGCAATCGATCATGCTCTTTAATGTTCTCAAGGTGCTCGGGGCACTTTACCTTGCCTGGATTGCTGTCCAGTGCCTGCGGGCAAGGGCCGGCGGCATTCATGTGGAACAGCATCCGACGGGTGGACAGTCCGGTATCGCAGCCCTGCGATTGGGCTTCCTGACCAACGCGTTGAACCCCAAGGCAACGCTGTTCTTTGTGTCCCTTTTCTCTGTTGTGATCAGCCCAGGCACACCCATTGCGCTCCAGGCCGGCTATGGCATTTACATGGCCCTGGCCACGGCACTCTGGTTCGCCATGGTTGCCATTTTCTTTACCCTGCCCCGCGTCCGCCGCGGGTTTAACCGATTCGGGCACTGGCTGGACCGGCTGATGGGCGGCGTTCTCCTGTTGCTCGCCGGACAGCTACTGCTGTCTACAGTGAGCGGATCAGAGCCTCCGTCTGCGCCCATCCCAGACACGGATCGGTGA
- a CDS encoding dihydrolipoyl dehydrogenase encodes MEKRTVDVAIIGAGTAGMVAYQRVRKVTDKVVLIEGGHYGTTCARVGCMPSKLLIAAADNAHQMQLGELFGVSAGDIRIDGKRLMERVRSERDRFVASVIDSVEKFPDAHRIEGHARFASPNRLVVDGNVEVEAERIIIATGSRPNVPGFLKDAKDRLVVNDDIFEWQDLPDSVAVFGPGVIGLELGQALSRLGVRVRMFGVGGSVGPIQDETIRNYALKTFNEEFPLDPDSDVKKVERGEEGVAITFENGDADAKTETFDYLLAATGRRPNVDGLDIQNAGIELDKKGAPLFDPHTLRCGQSHIFIAGDANNSLPLLHEAADEGRIAGDNAGSYPDVRTGLRRTPLAVVFTDPQIATVGLTIHQVDERCRGCFAVGEVSFEDQGRSRVIGKNKGLLRVYGEHGSGLFMGAEMFGPAAEHIAHLLAWSAQRRLTVTEMLEMPFYHPVIEEGLRTALKDLNRNLNIGPAPEEGCTDCGPGI; translated from the coding sequence ATGGAAAAGCGAACCGTAGACGTTGCCATTATCGGAGCTGGAACCGCCGGTATGGTGGCTTACCAGCGTGTGCGCAAAGTAACCGACAAGGTTGTGCTGATCGAAGGCGGCCATTATGGAACCACCTGCGCCAGAGTCGGGTGTATGCCGAGCAAGTTGTTGATCGCGGCCGCTGACAACGCTCATCAGATGCAGCTTGGTGAGCTTTTCGGCGTGTCTGCCGGGGATATCAGGATCGACGGAAAGCGGCTGATGGAAAGGGTGCGAAGCGAACGGGACCGCTTTGTTGCTTCGGTGATTGATTCGGTCGAGAAGTTTCCGGATGCGCATCGCATTGAAGGCCACGCCCGGTTTGCCAGCCCGAATCGTCTGGTCGTCGACGGCAATGTCGAGGTTGAGGCGGAGCGTATCATCATCGCCACAGGCTCCCGACCCAATGTTCCCGGGTTCCTGAAAGATGCCAAGGATCGGCTGGTTGTAAACGACGATATCTTCGAATGGCAGGATCTTCCCGATTCGGTGGCAGTCTTTGGCCCGGGGGTGATTGGTCTGGAGTTGGGGCAGGCCCTGAGCAGGCTGGGCGTGCGTGTCCGTATGTTCGGAGTTGGCGGTTCGGTTGGTCCTATCCAGGATGAAACTATCCGGAATTACGCGCTGAAAACGTTTAACGAAGAATTTCCTCTGGATCCGGATTCGGATGTAAAGAAGGTTGAGCGTGGTGAAGAGGGCGTTGCCATTACCTTTGAGAATGGCGACGCCGATGCAAAGACGGAAACCTTCGATTACCTGCTGGCGGCTACCGGGCGTCGTCCTAACGTCGATGGGCTGGATATCCAGAACGCCGGTATTGAGCTGGATAAAAAGGGAGCGCCCCTGTTTGATCCCCATACTCTGCGCTGTGGCCAGAGCCACATATTTATTGCAGGCGATGCCAATAACAGTCTGCCGCTGTTGCATGAGGCAGCTGACGAGGGCCGGATCGCGGGCGATAACGCTGGGTCATACCCGGATGTGCGAACCGGGCTTCGCCGCACGCCGTTGGCCGTGGTCTTCACCGATCCGCAGATTGCGACGGTGGGGTTGACGATTCACCAGGTTGATGAGCGCTGCCGCGGCTGCTTCGCCGTTGGGGAGGTGTCCTTCGAGGATCAGGGCCGCAGTCGGGTGATCGGCAAAAACAAGGGCCTGTTGAGGGTATACGGTGAGCATGGTAGTGGGCTGTTTATGGGAGCGGAGATGTTTGGCCCGGCGGCGGAACACATTGCCCATCTGCTCGCCTGGTCTGCCCAGCGAAGACTGACCGTCACCGAAATGCTGGAAATGCCGTTTTACCACCCGGTCATTGAGGAAGGGCTGAGGACTGCGCTAAAAGACCTGAATCGCAACCTGAATATCGGTCCAGCGCCAGAGGAGGGTTGCACCGATTGCGGGCCGGGCATCTGA
- a CDS encoding DUF2061 domain-containing protein yields the protein MSALKLFVHNHGTNGDQSLIKTVTFALTHFTVAFTVAYLLTGDILIGSLIAMVEPAINTVAYFFHEKIWARRLRNAKATAGTLTHTQPHTC from the coding sequence ATGAGCGCGTTAAAACTGTTCGTACACAACCATGGCACGAATGGCGATCAGTCGCTGATCAAGACGGTAACGTTCGCCCTCACCCATTTTACTGTCGCCTTTACCGTGGCTTACCTTCTCACCGGCGACATCCTCATCGGAAGCCTGATCGCCATGGTGGAGCCGGCAATTAACACGGTTGCCTATTTCTTCCATGAAAAGATCTGGGCCAGGCGCCTGAGGAATGCAAAGGCGACAGCTGGAACTCTAACCCACACCCAGCCTCACACCTGTTGA
- a CDS encoding Dps family protein — MGKNFIGLDTEKTAKLADSLNDLLSNYQIFYMNVRGYHWNIKGDNFFELHVKFEELYDDLLLKIDEIAERVLTLGHRPAHAYSTYIERSEVPERKDVSDGKEAMDNIVESFAKLIGKQRTLLSLAGEADDEGTVALMSDYISQQEKTVWMYRSYLGH, encoded by the coding sequence ATGGGTAAGAATTTTATTGGGCTTGATACCGAGAAAACAGCAAAGCTTGCGGATTCCCTGAATGATCTGCTGTCCAACTATCAGATCTTTTATATGAATGTTCGCGGCTATCACTGGAACATCAAAGGCGACAACTTCTTTGAGCTGCATGTAAAGTTCGAGGAGCTTTACGACGATCTGCTACTCAAGATCGACGAGATCGCAGAGCGGGTTCTGACGCTCGGCCACCGCCCGGCTCATGCCTACAGTACCTACATAGAGCGTTCGGAAGTGCCGGAGCGAAAAGATGTTTCCGACGGCAAGGAAGCGATGGACAATATCGTCGAAAGCTTTGCCAAGCTGATCGGCAAACAACGGACACTGCTCAGTCTGGCCGGTGAGGCGGACGACGAGGGTACCGTTGCCCTTATGAGCGACTATATCTCCCAGCAAGAGAAGACGGTGTGGATGTATCGCAGCTACCTCGGTCACTGA
- a CDS encoding choice-of-anchor I family protein, whose product MELRKSLLGTAILASVLGLAGCDGDDGTDGAPGTSQTLIELNVVGSYQAEGEVFDESAAEIVAHDPSNQRLFVVNALASTIDVLDINDPAMPVKLSTIDATAEGAAANSVAVYGDLVAVAIEAENKQANGKVVFYNSTDLNKVGEVVVGALPDMVTFTRDGMKVLVANEGEPSDDYSVDPEGSVSIIDLSNGVASATVTTADFTGFNADQADLVTAGLRVFGPGATLAQDMEPEYIAVSIDNTKAWVALQENNAVAELDIAAGEITAIVPLGFKDHSIIGNELDASNRDSGINIRNWPVKGMYMPDAIASYGYNGKTYYITANEGDSRDYDGWTEEFRMADLTLNPAGELAAITNLLEDENLGRLNTTSTMGISNGCDPSQLPAELGDLNGDTNVDVDDVKLYVENSCEYDTLYSYGARSFSIWSADGQRVFDSGSEFERVTASLIPDNFNGNNDENSFDNRSDDKGPEPEAVAVGIINGQTFAFIGLERVGGIMVYNVTNPQNPEFVQYLNNRDFSVSQADLEAGMAGDLGPEGLAFISADESPSGKPMLAIGNEVSGTTTLYSIDVIELTAN is encoded by the coding sequence ATGGAACTGCGTAAATCCCTCCTTGGTACCGCCATACTGGCATCGGTTCTCGGCCTTGCCGGCTGTGACGGCGACGACGGCACAGACGGTGCACCTGGCACCAGTCAGACGCTCATTGAGCTGAATGTGGTGGGCTCCTATCAGGCGGAAGGAGAGGTTTTTGACGAGAGTGCTGCCGAGATTGTCGCCCACGACCCCTCGAATCAGCGACTATTCGTAGTGAATGCCCTCGCCAGTACGATCGATGTGCTCGATATAAATGATCCAGCGATGCCTGTGAAACTGAGCACGATTGACGCCACAGCTGAGGGTGCTGCTGCAAATAGCGTCGCGGTTTATGGTGATCTTGTGGCAGTGGCCATTGAAGCCGAGAACAAGCAGGCAAATGGCAAGGTTGTGTTCTACAACAGCACGGACCTCAACAAAGTTGGTGAAGTTGTGGTTGGCGCGCTGCCCGACATGGTGACCTTCACGCGGGATGGCATGAAAGTGCTGGTTGCCAACGAAGGCGAGCCGAGTGACGACTATAGCGTAGATCCTGAAGGCTCTGTCAGCATTATTGATCTGTCCAACGGCGTAGCGTCTGCCACCGTGACCACCGCCGATTTCACCGGTTTCAATGCTGACCAGGCCGACCTGGTAACCGCGGGCCTGCGGGTCTTCGGCCCAGGCGCCACACTGGCCCAGGACATGGAGCCGGAATACATAGCCGTATCCATCGACAACACCAAAGCCTGGGTAGCCCTGCAGGAAAATAACGCCGTGGCCGAACTGGACATCGCTGCCGGTGAAATCACGGCCATCGTGCCGCTTGGCTTCAAGGACCACAGCATCATCGGCAACGAACTGGACGCCAGCAACCGTGACAGCGGTATCAACATTCGCAACTGGCCAGTGAAAGGCATGTACATGCCCGACGCCATCGCAAGCTACGGCTACAACGGTAAAACCTACTACATCACCGCCAACGAGGGCGATTCGCGGGATTACGATGGCTGGACCGAAGAATTCCGCATGGCCGACCTGACCTTGAACCCAGCCGGTGAGCTGGCGGCCATAACCAATCTGTTGGAAGACGAAAACCTGGGTCGTCTCAACACCACCTCCACCATGGGCATCAGCAACGGCTGTGACCCATCACAGCTGCCCGCTGAACTTGGCGACCTGAACGGTGACACCAATGTGGACGTGGACGACGTCAAGTTATACGTGGAAAACAGCTGCGAATACGACACCCTGTACAGCTACGGGGCGCGCTCATTCAGTATCTGGAGCGCTGACGGCCAGCGTGTTTTCGACAGCGGCAGCGAATTCGAACGAGTCACCGCTAGCCTGATCCCCGACAACTTCAACGGCAACAATGACGAAAATTCCTTCGACAATCGATCGGACGACAAGGGCCCTGAGCCGGAGGCGGTGGCCGTAGGCATAATCAATGGCCAGACTTTCGCGTTTATTGGATTGGAGCGAGTTGGCGGCATCATGGTCTACAACGTTACTAATCCCCAGAATCCAGAGTTCGTCCAATATCTGAATAATCGAGATTTTTCGGTATCCCAGGCGGATCTGGAGGCGGGTATGGCCGGTGATCTTGGACCGGAAGGCCTGGCGTTCATTTCTGCGGATGAAAGCCCCAGCGGTAAGCCAATGCTGGCGATTGGCAACGAAGTGAGCGGCACCACTACGCTGTACAGCATCGACGTGATTGAACTGACTGCAAACTGA